The Nycticebus coucang isolate mNycCou1 chromosome 8, mNycCou1.pri, whole genome shotgun sequence genome has a window encoding:
- the LOC128592075 gene encoding 60S ribosomal protein L21-like, with the protein MTNTKGKRRGTRYMFSRPFRKHGVVPLATYMRIYKKGDIVDIKGMGTVQKGMPHKCYHGKTGRVYNVTQHAVGIVVNKQVKGKILEKRINVRIEHIKHSKSRDSFLKRVKENDQKKKEAKEKGTWVQLKRQPAPPREAHFVRTNGKEPELLEPIPYEFMA; encoded by the coding sequence atgacaaacacaaagggaaagaggagaggcacccgatacatgttctctaggccttttagaaaacatggagttgttcctttggccacatatatgagaatctacaagaaaggtgatattgtagacatcaagggaatgggtactgttcaaaaaggcatgccacacaaatgttaccatggcaaaactggaagagtttacaatgttacccagcatgctgttggcattgttgtaaacaaacaagttaagggcaagatcctcgagaagaggattaatgttcgtattgagcatattaagcactctaagagccgagatagcttcctgaaacgggtgaaggaaaatgatcagaaaaagaaggaagccaaagagaaaggtacctgggttcaactgaagcgccagcctgcgccacccagagaagcccactttgtgagaactaacggaaaggagcctgagctcctggaacccattccctatgaattcatggcataa